DNA sequence from the uncultured Ilyobacter sp. genome:
TGCCTCTCATATCTTCTACTTTATTGACAACTTCTTCTAACCCTCCTAAATCATAAAAGAAGTGAGCTCCTGATGCAAAAACAGGATTTGACTTAGATAATCCCTCTAAAGTTTCTATATCTAATTTTGTTATTCTAGCTATACTCGTGATCGGCATTACATGAATCATTGTCTTAAAATCTGCTGATAATGATAGTATTCTGTCTGCCTGAAGACCGTGGCAAAGAAAAGCTCCACTGATCGCTCTTCCTATTATCATAGCTACTACTGGGTGCCCTTTCAATCTAGCTTCGGCAAGAGCCAATTGGTAAGATCCTGTAGATTTATTCATACCTATTATCTCTTCAACTTTTCCAGGACCATTTCCAGGAGTATCTACTATCAAAACTATGGGTCTTTTCACTTTTGAACTCTTATCTGTCTCAATGGTATTATAAACTGCTGTTGCCATCTTATAACCTTCTTCTAAACCTATAATACCTCCATATACTACTGGAAATCTAGGGTTCATCTTGGTGGCATCGTTAGCAATAATGGTTACTTCTTTCCCTTCTAATTTTGCAGTTCCTACTACAGCACTAGGAGCTATTTCTTTATTCTGATTATATACACCTATAATATTTTCTAAAAAACTATTTTCATCCACAATCATTTCAATTGCTTTTCTTCCTTTTCCTGCCATAGGTCTAACATTCATAGATCAAAAACACCTCTCTTTCTTCTCTTCACAGATACAATAAATTCTTCATAAGAATCATCTGAAATTTTATCTGCCAAGTTCCCATAATAATTCCACATATCTTTGGAATCTTTAGGCTTCAATGTCGATACTAACTTTACCAAATTCATTTGTTCATTTACAAGATCCAAACTTCCTATAGATCTATATTGCTGTATCTCTTCGTACGATAATTTTGACAGGTCTTCTATCTTTCTTTTGAAATCCCCTATGCTATCTTTAACCAAAAAACTACAATCCCTCATTATATACTTGTGCTTTCCACCGGTCGTTCTATATATCAATGATTTATCAGCTGAATCAAATTCTTCCTTACCCATTTCCTGCTCTATTACCTCAGGACCTGTAAGACCTATTCTTCCCAATTCACTCATTATTATACAATCTGTTGCCACAGTTACAAATCCCATTCCTCCAAAGCATCCGACCTTACTTCCAACTAAAGAAATAATCGGAACACTTCCTCTGCACTTTTGAATAGCTTCCATCACCTCTGCATGAGCTAAAAGTCCTGCGTTTGCTTCGTGAAGTCTCACTCCTCCGGTCTCAAAAGACCATATAATTAAAGGGACTCTTTTTTCATAATCTTTTGGATATTTAGAAACTATTTTTTTATAAAGATCAGAGGCCAAATTAAAGATATTTACAATTTTAGCCCCAGAAACTTCCCCAACAGCTCCTCCGATAAACTTGCCTTCTTGAGAAATCACAAATGCTGGTCTTTCGCCTATCTTTCCTATTCCTGTTACTACTCCATCATCAAAGGCTGTCGCTTGTCCAAGTACAGGAAGATGTGGACTCATAAGCTTACAAGTAGGACCTGCCAGTTCTGAGAACGTTCCTTCGTCTACTATATTACGAGCTCTTACTCTTGAAGTAGCTTCGTAAAAACTTTGATCCTGAATATCCTCATAATTATCAGAGTTATTATTTCCAGACATAGCCTCTATAAATGCCTGTTTCATTCTTAATGAAACTATAAATGGAGTAGAGTTGTTATCGTTTATCTCTATCAACACATTTCCCAACTTACTTTCTTTTACAAATTTTTGCAAAACCATATTCCAGACATTTTCAAAACCTTTTACAGGTGTTGAAACTTTTACTAATACTTTTCCTTCTTGATCTTTTCTTGTCATTAAGACTTCCATATCTCCTGATCCTACTACCCCTGTATGGGAAGTAACAACTGGAATACTTTTAAAATTTTCATTTAAATATTCAAATTCAAGATATTCTAAAGCCATTTTATTCCTCCTGATTTCTACCAATTTTTAAATTTAGCTGGTGGATTGTAGAGTCCTTTTGAATAATCTACTAATTCCCGGATATTTTTTGCTGCCAATAGGCTTCTATTTGCTCTGCTGACATCTATTCCTAAATCTTCAGGTGTTTTTACTATTCCTTTTTTTCTGAGTAGTTCTGTTTCACTCTCTATCGCCGTTAAACCTAAAGCAGTATATCCAGCTACAGCCCTTATCGCAGCCTTTCTTTCCTCTAAGCTTTCACATTTATTAAGATACGCTATCCCTTCTTCTGTTACTATATGAGTGACATCATCACCATATATCATTATAGGAGGAATCGGCATATCAAAGTTCTTAGCTAGCTCTAAAGCATCTAGTTTCTCTACAAAAGCCGGTGCCATTTTTTCTTTAAACGTATCTACCAGCTGGACAACTAGTTTTTTTCCTCTTTTGTGACCTCCAATAGAATCCTTCTGAGTTTGGCATTCATCTCCACATTTTAACCAAGCCTCAGATACATGACGTCTCCCTTTAGCATCACTTCCCATATTAGGAGCCCCTCCAAACCCAGCTATTCTTGTAGCGGTAGCCGTACTACTGTTTCCATACTGGTCGATCTGAAGAGTCCCACCTATAAACATATCTAAAGCATAAAGTCCAGCTGCCTGGCTATAAGCTCTGTTAGACCTCAAATTATCATCTGGACCTAAGAAGAATATATCAGACCTTTGTTTAATATATTCATCCATCCCTAACTCTCCTCCAAAGCAATGGATAGATTCTACCCATCCCTCCTCTATTGCTGGAATCATAGTGGGATGTGGATTTAGAGCAAAATACGAACATATTTTTCCTTTTAGCCCTAGTTCTTTTCCATAGGTTGGAAGTATTAGTTCTATTGCCGCTGTATCAAATCCTATTCCATGGTTTAATCTTTGTACTCCATATTCTGCGTATATCCCTTTTAAAGCCATCATAGCCCTCAATATTTGTGCATCTGTTATATTAGCCGGATCTCTAGTAAATAATGGCTCTACATAAAAAGGTTTTGGTGCTTCTATTACAAAATCAACCCAATCTGCGGGAATATCTACTCTAGGCAGCTTATCTACAATTTCGTTTACCTGGGCCACCACAAGCCCCTGTTTAAATTTAGTAGCTTCTACTATAATTGGTGTATCTTCCGTATTGAATCCTGTATATATATTTCCTTCCTTATCTGCTTGAAATCCTGCAATAAGAGCGACTCTCGGAGTAAGGTCTATATAGTATCTTCCAAATAATTCCAAATATGTATGGATAGCACCTATCTCAACCTTACCTCCTTTCATCAATTTGGGAAGTCTCCCAGACTGAGGTCCTGAAAATGAAAAATCAACTTTTTTAGCTATGCCATTTTCAAAAAGATCCAAATGAGAATCTAGCGATAAGACAGATTGAACTAAATGCAGGTTATTCACTTTGTTTTTGTCAACCTTATTTAGTTCTTCAGCCAAAAAATCTGCCTGTTTTTGGTTGTCACCTTCGATATTTACTCTGTCATAGGGCTTAATTATAGTTTCTAAAAGTTTTACTGTATCTTTTGCATCTACTATCTTTCCTATTTTTACCAATGGAATGGCGTCTCTAACTCTTTGATTTTTGTCTCTTTTTAGAGTATCCCATACTTTTTTATTTTCCATAAATGTCCCTTCCTTATAAATAAAAGTTCATACAATCTCAGTCGCTACCTATTTTATAGAAAATTTATGATCTTTCTAAAATTGTAAGGTTTAATAAAAAAACTTTTCCAAATTAAATTAGCCCATAGAATTGTAAAGATTTTTTTTAAGTTTTACAGAGTTACCATTTTACTTTTTGATTTCTCTGTATAGCTCTCTCTTTTTCTCAGTCACTCTATGGGCAGGATATTTTATTTTAAGTTTTATATTGATAATCATTATTTATATTTTGCATATGAATTAAATATTTAGTAAAAATCTTAGACCAGTTTTTAACTTTATTTATATATGCATTACCCCAAGTCCACATCTTTCATGAGATACAGATGAATGTATTGATGATTCTCCAAAAATTGCAACTGCAATCCAATGATTATTTTTAACAATTGCAATTTTTACTATTAAATTAGTTGTTGAGGCAGTATTTACCAAAATTCCCCTTTTTGCCTCTTCAGAAGCATGTAATAAGGCATGTATCTCATTGCTCGTCTTCTTTATTAATCCGCCGTTCAGGCTGGCTCCTATCACTGCTCTGTTTATCTTATCTTGAAAATCTCCAGTGGATTTTCCTCCTATTTCAGTTACTACAAAATTTAAATTATTTTTTTTATAAAACTCCTTAAGCTTATTCTCATCCTCCAAGGTACGAGTCATAGCAAGAAGAAGAGCGGAATAACCTACTGAATCGTTTATATGACTAAAAAAAGTAGAAAATTGATCTCCCATAATAGAACTAGCCCTCCTAAATAAATATTTAAATACAAATTATACCACAGTTTGGTTATGGGAAAGTTTATTTTCCATCCTGCTTTAAATAATTTCGCTTAAATATTTTCAAAATAAAATTTTATACTTTATTGACTTATTACAAACAAAACATCATTTTCATGGATTAAAGTTCCAGTATTTACAAGTATTTGCTTTATTAAGCCTCCTGCTGGAGCTTTTACCTCCATATCCATTTTCATAAATTTCAAGACAGCAACTGTGTCTCCTTCCTTTATATTCTGACCTATAGACACTAAAATACCGTGTACTGATCCCTCTACTTTGCTTGTCACCTCAATATTTACCGCAGGAGGTTCTTCTGGTATCATTATGGATGAAGAAAGATTTTGTGATTGATGTGAGGTTTGGACTATCTGAGAACTTGGTAATATTGGAAATATTTCCTCTACCACCGCTTCGAATTCTTTTCCATTTACTATCACCATATATTCCATTTTTTATCTCCTTATATAGATTAAAATAATAGCTTAACTAAAGAATATCCAACTGTCGGTACTAGTAAACTTCCGGCTCCAGTATAAAAAGTAGCTACCATTGCACCATAAGAAACCAATTTAGGATCTGTTGCTGCCAAGGCACCTGCAACACCACTAGTACTTCCTATTAACCCTCCAAAAACCATTGCTGACTTTGGATTATTCAGTCCTATTTTATCTGCTACAAACGGAGTTAGTATCATAGTCAATACTGATTTTACAACTCCTGCTGCTATAGATAAAGCAATGACATTGGATCCCACACCTAAAGCACTACCGGTAATTGGACCGACTATAAACGTACAAGTCCCTCCTCCTATGGTAGCTAACTCTGCAGGATCTCTAAATCCTAGAATCCAAGCTATTCCTACACCTACCACAAATGAGAATCCAACTCCTATAAGTAACGAAATAGCCCCAGCTGTTCCTGATTTTTTTAAATCTTCTGTCTTAACTCCATATGCTGTAGATATAATAGTATAATCTCTCAGCATACTTCCTCCTAATAATCCAAACCCTGAAAACATAGCTATGTCCGCCACACCTTTTTTATCACCAGTGTAAGTTCCTGCTATATAAGCAGCAATCAGACCTATCACTATAGCCATAGCTGACGCCATTCTCTCTTGCTTTATTTTTTTAGCGAATCCTTTTGACAGAACCATAATTCCACCAGTTATTACAATAGCTGCTACCAAATCATACTTTTTCATTAACGCTATCAGTATATCCATCTTTACCTCCTACTAGTTTCATTATAATTGGTATTAAAAACAGAGATCCTATTGTCGCTATTCCACCAGCTAAAAAGGCCACTGCACCTCCATTTATAGCCGCCACTACATTTTGAATACTTGACATTGCTACCACTACTGGAATGTAAAGACTACTTAATAAAAGTATACCTTTTTGAGTTTTTTCGCTAAATCCATTACCAGATTTCTCTAAGTAATTAGTAGCTATAACCATAATAAGCATTGCAAAACCTACCCCACCGACATTTCCACTGATACCTAAAATCTTCCCTAGAGTAACTCCTATTGTGGATCCTAAAAACATGCAAAGACCTACAAATGCCAAACCGTAAATTTCCATACATTTCCTCCTTACTATTTATTTTTTAAGTTACAACAACTTTTAAAAATCATATTTCAAACAAAAAAAGAGCAGACCATAAGAAAAAATATAAAACATATTTTTTCTTAAATTCCTACTCTCGTAATCTCGTATAACTATATTATATTTTTTGTTTGTTAAATAAAAATAATTTAATAAAATCTCGGATACTTCAATTCTAAAAACATACTAAACGTCTATTGCTGTTTAAAAAGTTCGTTTACAATACACTCTGTCTCTCAAGTTAATTTTATAACATTTTTTTTTTAAAGTCAATTTTTTTATTTAAATGTCGGTATCTTTATTTTAATCCTCTTAGTTCTAGCTATTCCGACTTCCAAAAGGATCTAATTTTTTATTTGCTGACTTTTCTTAATTAAAATCTTATTTACTATAATAAATCTAATACTTAAACTATTTTGCTTTTGTAATTAGTCTTTAAAATACAAAAATATCTATGTTGACCTTCTAATTTAGTGAGCCAATCCCCAATAACTTCAATTTCTTTTTCAGTTCATATTTCAATTTTTCATGATGAATTACCACTCCACCAAGTGCGCCTATTAAACAACCAATAAGAGTATTAAATAATCTTAATTTCATAAATGTTGTTGTGCTCATTGTAAATAAAGTAGAAGCATCTGCAAGTAGTATTGTTAAAGGTGTAGCAAAAATAATTCCAATAGCATAGTTCCTTTGAACTGTAGCTTCAAGGATAAACTGGAGTATTACTATAGAAATCAGTATTAATTTGATATCTTCATTAGCAAATATTAAGGTAATCCAGCACAGACCTAACCCCATAAATGTTCCTGCTATTCTTTGGGTCACTCTTTGAATCACATGGTCCTTAGATGCTCCCTGTAATGCTGCTACGCATGAGACTGAAATCCAGTATGGATTAACTACCTTTAATAGATGCCCTACCAATAATGAAATAAACATGAATATTCCAAATATTATTGCTTCTAATAAATCTGTATCTTGATTATATTTAAAATTAACATGAAATATTCTTCCACTTATTGAGGGTTTATTTTTGTTCACAATAATACTATAAACAAAAGCAACAAAAGTAACTATTATAGATCCTAAGGCAAATAATCCTAAGCTTTCTGCTATTTTATCGGGTCTGTGTGGAATACAACTTGCTGTAGCAGCTATCATTACAAAAAAAAAGCTCTTTGGAGGTCTTACCATTAAATAAGATGTTAGCCAATGAATAATTCCACAATACATTCCAAATACAATAGACGAAATTATATAATTAAAACTAAACATAAGTCCTAAAGCATATGAAAAAATAAAAGCAAATGAACAGGCTAATAATGTTATGATTCTTTCTCCGGTTGTTGCATAAATTGGAAAATAAACTAGTATCAATCCTGCCAGAGATGCTGTTAATCCTGCCTTGATATTATTGAGATAAAATCCTATTGTAAAAAATGTTCCCATTAGAAACGTTAATATTAATGGTATATGGAAGTTAATTTTATTTTTGTTTAATACAAAAATAGATTTAAACTTTCCTTTGAAAAAATTCAACATATTTTACATTCACCTTCCCTTATTATTTTAAAGTTTATAAAAATTTATTATAACTTTGTCTGGATACCTTTTAGCATCACAAAAAATATGTTTTTAGTCAGCCACTGGTATTTTTCATTATAAGTTTCGAATGTGGTGAAAGTTTTAAAATATCATACATAAATCATGGTCAATAAACTCACCTTCGTTACTTTACCCACATATTAATCAGGGACACTTCTAGTATCACTATTTTCATTATATACCGATTCTATACTTAACTTAAAAAATATTTATGTCATGCCTTTACTAAATCATTTATTTTTCTTTTCCTCTTTTTGAGCTTTTTTGCAATAACCAATACACTTATCAAGCCATTTAATGACACTTTCTTGCCTCATAATAGCTCCCTCCAAGACAATAAAATCACCGAAACGATCAGTATTATGGTCAGGAATTTCAGAATACTGTTCTGCTGTCTTTTTTAGTATATCGAGCTTCTCTTTATGTTGTACTTTTTGATTTTCAAGAAGATGAATTCTTGACTCTAAATCTAAATTATTAGAAAAATACATACGTAATCTAAAAACATCTTTTGGAGTTTGTGAAATATTTTCATCTTTATGCAACCAGATCAAAAGTTCTTTCTGCCCCTTTTCAGTTATAGAATATAGTTTTTTTTCTAAGATATCTCCACTTATTTTAATATCATAAGTTACAAACCCCTCTTCTGCAAGACGTTTTAATTCTGGATAAATTTGGCTGTGTCTTGCGTGCCAAAATTTGAATAATTCATATTTAAATTCTTTTGCTATATCATAACCAGTCATATCTTTTTTATTAAGAAGTCCTAAAATTGCATATTTTAAAGTTCTCATGATCACCCCTATTTAGACTTTTAATCTCGATTTTCATTGCAATTATAGCATATTTTGTATGTATAAACCACAAACAAATTGTAACTTTGACAACATGTCTGTGTTGACATGTTGTCAAAGTCATGGTATAAATGATTGTTACTAAAATAACAATCAAAAATTAAAAGGAGGCTTATTATGAATTATTCAAAAAAAAGGTGGCTTGTGTTAATCGCAAGTTGTTTCATCAACCTTTGTATAGGTTCTTTATACGCATGGAGTGTGTTTGCTGGCCCTATGGCAGAACATCTGACTCAACTCAATGGAGTAGCACTTACTCCTGCTAATTTATCAATTGTCTTCATTATCGCTAACTCAGTCGGACCGGTTACTATGATCGGTGGAGGAAAGGTCAATGACACTTTTGGACCTAAAATTGTAATTTTTGTGGGCGGACTTATGTTTGGTGGAGGTATGATTTTATCAGGATTTGCCAAAAGTGTTGGAGCTTTGATATTGTCTTATGGTCTCCTCACCGGATTAGGTCTTGGAATGGTTTACGGATGTACTATCAGTAATTCAATTAAATTTTTCCCAGACAAACGTGGATTCGTCGGTGGAGTTACAACTGCCTTATTTGGTATAAGTTCAGTTATTATTCCTCCAATAGCAGCGGTTATTATTTCCCAAACTGGTGCTACAGCTGGTTTTAAAATCATTGGAGCTGTATTTACTGTCATTGTGTGTACAAGTGCTTTCTTTATAGATAAATGTCCGGTTGGTTTTGTTCCTGAAGGCTGGACACCACCAGTATCAAATAACAAAAGCGATATAGAAACTGATAAAGATTGGAAAAAAATGTTACAAACACCTGTATTTTATGTAATGCTTCTTTTATTGACTTGCGGTGGGTTTGCTGCACTCATGTTTATACCTTTGGCGGCTCCCTTAGCTAAAAAATTAATAGGAATGTCCCCGGTTGCTGCAACCGCTGCCGTATCAACAATAGCTTTGTTTAATGTATTTGGTAGAGTTCTTGCAGGTTCTATTTCAGATAAAATAGGTAGAATCAATACCCTTGCATCAGCTTGTGTTTTGTCAATTATCGGATCAGGATTCTTATATGTTTCTGGTGAAGGAGATATTACAACCTTCTACATAGGGATATCAATTATAGGGATATGTTTTGGATCATTTATGGGAGTTTTTCCTGGATTTACAGCCGATCAGTTTGGTGCTAGAAACAATAGTGTGAACTTCGGGATAATGTTTATAGGATTTGCTATTGCAGGTTATGTTGGACCTACAATTATGGTAAAAGTAGCTAAAATGACAAATTCTGCTTTTCTAATTGCAATGGGATTCAGTTTTGCAGGCCTCATTCTAACTTTTATTTATCGTGTAGTAAACAAAAGTACAAATAACGTAGCAGTGTCTATTGAAAATAAATTATAAATGGAGGAATTTAATAATGGAAAGAAAATATCCTAATCTTTGTAAGCCGATTAAACTAGGAAATGTATATTTTAGAAATAGAATGTTTGGAGCTCCAATGGGCGGGACAGACATAACCGCAGATTGTACAGTAGGACCAGCTTCTACAGCGTTCTATGAAAATAGGGCAAAAGGGGGAGCAGCAAACGTTACGGTAAGTGAACTGGTAGTCCACCCTGAAACTGAAGGTTCTCACATGTATCACTTAGATCTACAAACTGTTGGTTCTTTATCAAGCTTTACTTATACAGCTGATGCAATCCGTCGTCACGGTGCAATTGCAAGTGTTGAGCTATCACATTCAGGACAATATGCAGGAACTTATCTTGTGGATAAAGAAAAAAAACAAGGTATGGGACAATGGGGACCAAGTGCAGGAACCCGTCCTGATGGAAGAGAAGTGCATGAGCTTACAAAGGAATTAATAGATGATATTGTTAAATCTTACGGAGAAAAAGCAGCATTAGCTAAAAAAGCCGGATTTGAAATGATAATGGTTCATGCCGGTCACGGATGGTTAATTAATCAATTCCTTTCATCTCATTTTAATAAAAGAACAGATATATATGGTGGTTCATTAGAAAATAGAGTGCGTTTTTTACAAGAAGTTTTAGATAGTGTCCGTAATGCTGTTGGATATGGATTCCCTATTGAACTCAGAATGAGTGGTTCTGAACTTTTTGAAGGTGGATATACTCTTGAAGATGGTATAGAAATTGCTAAATTAGTAGAAAGTAAAATTGATTTACTTCATGTTTCTGCAGGTACATACCAACGTGGATTTGGTATAACTCACCCTTCTATGTTTATACCACATGGAGCAAATGTTTATTTAGCTGCAGAAATTAAAAAACACGTAAGTGTTCCCGTTGCAACTATTGGTGGATTAAATGATCCTGAAATGATGGAAGAAATTATAGCGTCTGGAAAAGCTGATGTTGTTGAGATGGCAAGAGCTTTATTAGCTGATCCTGAGCTTCCTAAAAAAGTAATGTTAAACAAAGATGAGCATATCATCCACTGTTTACGTTGTTACACATGTATGGCGGAAAGAGCTGAAACAGGAACTAGACGTTGTACTGTAAATCCAATTATCGGCAGAGAAAGTGAT
Encoded proteins:
- the mdcE gene encoding biotin-independent malonate decarboxylase subunit gamma; the encoded protein is MNVRPMAGKGRKAIEMIVDENSFLENIIGVYNQNKEIAPSAVVGTAKLEGKEVTIIANDATKMNPRFPVVYGGIIGLEEGYKMATAVYNTIETDKSSKVKRPIVLIVDTPGNGPGKVEEIIGMNKSTGSYQLALAEARLKGHPVVAMIIGRAISGAFLCHGLQADRILSLSADFKTMIHVMPITSIARITKLDIETLEGLSKSNPVFASGAHFFYDLGGLEEVVNKVEDMRGTIIKHIKDVYQLFENGERYKTGPAGRGLLGDERGGRVTRSKVMSTMNAEFRKIESQFL
- a CDS encoding biotin-independent malonate decarboxylase subunit beta, producing MALEYLEFEYLNENFKSIPVVTSHTGVVGSGDMEVLMTRKDQEGKVLVKVSTPVKGFENVWNMVLQKFVKESKLGNVLIEINDNNSTPFIVSLRMKQAFIEAMSGNNNSDNYEDIQDQSFYEATSRVRARNIVDEGTFSELAGPTCKLMSPHLPVLGQATAFDDGVVTGIGKIGERPAFVISQEGKFIGGAVGEVSGAKIVNIFNLASDLYKKIVSKYPKDYEKRVPLIIWSFETGGVRLHEANAGLLAHAEVMEAIQKCRGSVPIISLVGSKVGCFGGMGFVTVATDCIIMSELGRIGLTGPEVIEQEMGKEEFDSADKSLIYRTTGGKHKYIMRDCSFLVKDSIGDFKRKIEDLSKLSYEEIQQYRSIGSLDLVNEQMNLVKLVSTLKPKDSKDMWNYYGNLADKISDDSYEEFIVSVKRRKRGVFDL
- the mdcA gene encoding malonate decarboxylase subunit alpha, which produces MENKKVWDTLKRDKNQRVRDAIPLVKIGKIVDAKDTVKLLETIIKPYDRVNIEGDNQKQADFLAEELNKVDKNKVNNLHLVQSVLSLDSHLDLFENGIAKKVDFSFSGPQSGRLPKLMKGGKVEIGAIHTYLELFGRYYIDLTPRVALIAGFQADKEGNIYTGFNTEDTPIIVEATKFKQGLVVAQVNEIVDKLPRVDIPADWVDFVIEAPKPFYVEPLFTRDPANITDAQILRAMMALKGIYAEYGVQRLNHGIGFDTAAIELILPTYGKELGLKGKICSYFALNPHPTMIPAIEEGWVESIHCFGGELGMDEYIKQRSDIFFLGPDDNLRSNRAYSQAAGLYALDMFIGGTLQIDQYGNSSTATATRIAGFGGAPNMGSDAKGRRHVSEAWLKCGDECQTQKDSIGGHKRGKKLVVQLVDTFKEKMAPAFVEKLDALELAKNFDMPIPPIMIYGDDVTHIVTEEGIAYLNKCESLEERKAAIRAVAGYTALGLTAIESETELLRKKGIVKTPEDLGIDVSRANRSLLAAKNIRELVDYSKGLYNPPAKFKNW
- a CDS encoding HutP family protein, whose protein sequence is MGDQFSTFFSHINDSVGYSALLLAMTRTLEDENKLKEFYKKNNLNFVVTEIGGKSTGDFQDKINRAVIGASLNGGLIKKTSNEIHALLHASEEAKRGILVNTASTTNLIVKIAIVKNNHWIAVAIFGESSIHSSVSHERCGLGVMHI
- a CDS encoding biotin/lipoyl-containing protein translates to MEYMVIVNGKEFEAVVEEIFPILPSSQIVQTSHQSQNLSSSIMIPEEPPAVNIEVTSKVEGSVHGILVSIGQNIKEGDTVAVLKFMKMDMEVKAPAGGLIKQILVNTGTLIHENDVLFVISQ
- the madM gene encoding malonate transporter subunit MadM; amino-acid sequence: MDILIALMKKYDLVAAIVITGGIMVLSKGFAKKIKQERMASAMAIVIGLIAAYIAGTYTGDKKGVADIAMFSGFGLLGGSMLRDYTIISTAYGVKTEDLKKSGTAGAISLLIGVGFSFVVGVGIAWILGFRDPAELATIGGGTCTFIVGPITGSALGVGSNVIALSIAAGVVKSVLTMILTPFVADKIGLNNPKSAMVFGGLIGSTSGVAGALAATDPKLVSYGAMVATFYTGAGSLLVPTVGYSLVKLLF
- the madL gene encoding malonate transporter subunit MadL; its protein translation is MEIYGLAFVGLCMFLGSTIGVTLGKILGISGNVGGVGFAMLIMVIATNYLEKSGNGFSEKTQKGILLLSSLYIPVVVAMSSIQNVVAAINGGAVAFLAGGIATIGSLFLIPIIMKLVGGKDGYTDSVNEKV
- a CDS encoding FUSC family protein — translated: MGTFFTIGFYLNNIKAGLTASLAGLILVYFPIYATTGERIITLLACSFAFIFSYALGLMFSFNYIISSIVFGMYCGIIHWLTSYLMVRPPKSFFFVMIAATASCIPHRPDKIAESLGLFALGSIIVTFVAFVYSIIVNKNKPSISGRIFHVNFKYNQDTDLLEAIIFGIFMFISLLVGHLLKVVNPYWISVSCVAALQGASKDHVIQRVTQRIAGTFMGLGLCWITLIFANEDIKLILISIVILQFILEATVQRNYAIGIIFATPLTILLADASTLFTMSTTTFMKLRLFNTLIGCLIGALGGVVIHHEKLKYELKKKLKLLGIGSLN
- a CDS encoding PadR family transcriptional regulator translates to MRTLKYAILGLLNKKDMTGYDIAKEFKYELFKFWHARHSQIYPELKRLAEEGFVTYDIKISGDILEKKLYSITEKGQKELLIWLHKDENISQTPKDVFRLRMYFSNNLDLESRIHLLENQKVQHKEKLDILKKTAEQYSEIPDHNTDRFGDFIVLEGAIMRQESVIKWLDKCIGYCKKAQKEEKKNK
- a CDS encoding OFA family MFS transporter, yielding MNYSKKRWLVLIASCFINLCIGSLYAWSVFAGPMAEHLTQLNGVALTPANLSIVFIIANSVGPVTMIGGGKVNDTFGPKIVIFVGGLMFGGGMILSGFAKSVGALILSYGLLTGLGLGMVYGCTISNSIKFFPDKRGFVGGVTTALFGISSVIIPPIAAVIISQTGATAGFKIIGAVFTVIVCTSAFFIDKCPVGFVPEGWTPPVSNNKSDIETDKDWKKMLQTPVFYVMLLLLTCGGFAALMFIPLAAPLAKKLIGMSPVAATAAVSTIALFNVFGRVLAGSISDKIGRINTLASACVLSIIGSGFLYVSGEGDITTFYIGISIIGICFGSFMGVFPGFTADQFGARNNSVNFGIMFIGFAIAGYVGPTIMVKVAKMTNSAFLIAMGFSFAGLILTFIYRVVNKSTNNVAVSIENKL
- a CDS encoding FAD-dependent oxidoreductase — its product is MERKYPNLCKPIKLGNVYFRNRMFGAPMGGTDITADCTVGPASTAFYENRAKGGAANVTVSELVVHPETEGSHMYHLDLQTVGSLSSFTYTADAIRRHGAIASVELSHSGQYAGTYLVDKEKKQGMGQWGPSAGTRPDGREVHELTKELIDDIVKSYGEKAALAKKAGFEMIMVHAGHGWLINQFLSSHFNKRTDIYGGSLENRVRFLQEVLDSVRNAVGYGFPIELRMSGSELFEGGYTLEDGIEIAKLVESKIDLLHVSAGTYQRGFGITHPSMFIPHGANVYLAAEIKKHVSVPVATIGGLNDPEMMEEIIASGKADVVEMARALLADPELPKKVMLNKDEHIIHCLRCYTCMAERAETGTRRCTVNPIIGRESDGLEINPAPVKKKVLVVGAGPGGLKAAITAAKRGHEVVLCEQNSEVGGILIGEQAIPFKHEMYQLGVTLGKLAEDAGVDIRLNTRVDKAYADKENADAIIIAVGSEPFLPPIEGLTRDTAILINDYHEKVDRVTDEVIVLGGGLAGCEAAIHFAREGKKVSLVEMNEEFSPDANIRHRPLLLAEIDKSDIAIFKSHKAIKVSENGVLCVNKEGKEVFVSGTTVVCALGQKSRRASVDELWDSALMVSQIGDCVKVSTITTAIYQGHHAALDI